In Vigna radiata var. radiata cultivar VC1973A chromosome 3, Vradiata_ver6, whole genome shotgun sequence, the following proteins share a genomic window:
- the LOC106757273 gene encoding pentatricopeptide repeat-containing protein At2g41720 isoform X1 → MATTATNCLQLAGATVSTHRRTSISCKKKSDKIAFKETKEGFVDYDRGLHEVSTKISGLRKDNIATRYRVRVAGNRFQKDWTVSEVADLVLSLDLSDDIDGLLNHWIGRFARKNFPYLIKELTQRGSIEHCNRVFRWMKLQRNYCARNDIYNMMIRLHARHNRTDHARGLFFEMQEWRCKPDVETYNALINAHGRAGQWRWALNIMDDMLRAAIPPSRYTYNNLINACGSSGNWKEALSVCKKMTDNGVGPDLVTHNIILSAFKSGAQYLKALSYFELMKGTHIRPDTTTLNIVIHCLVKLQQYDKAIDIFNSMREKKSECTPDVVTFTSIIHLYSVCGQVENCEAAFNMMLAEGLKPNIVSYNALIGAYAACGMDNEALLVFNEIKKNGLRPDVVSYTSLLNAYGRSQKPQKAREIFDMMKKNKLKPNLVSYNSLIDAYGSSGFLTDAIEVLREMEQDGIQPNVVSICILLAACGRCSRKVKIDTVLTAAKMRGIKLNTVAYNSAIGSYMNVGEYDKAIDLYKSMTKKKIKTDSVTYTVLISGCCKMSKYGEALSFMEEMMHLKLPLSKEVYSSVICAYSKQGQIEEAESTFDLMKSSDCYPDVVTYTSMLDAYNAAGNWEKAYALFDEMEASDIKLDTIACAALMRSFNKGGQPGRVLSLAQSMREKEIPFTDTILFEMVSACSILQDWRTAVDMIKYIEPSLPLISSGCLNQLLHALGKSGKIETMLKLFFKMLASGIDVNLNTYSILLKNLLSSGNWRKYLEQVLQWMEDAGIHPSNEMFHDISSYSQKCCGHENAAVIKERLESLKRKSEDQISTSRPVETPVLS, encoded by the exons ATGGCCACCACCGCAACTAACTGTCTCCAACTGGCCGGCGCCACCGTGTCCACTCACCGGAGAACTTCCATTTCCTGCAAGAAGAAATCGGATAAGATTGCATTCAAGGAAACGAAAGAAGGCTTCGTCGACTACGACCGAGGCCTGCACGAGGTCTCCACCAAAATTTCCGGCCTCCGCAAGGACAACATCGCCACCCGCTACCGCGTCCGCGTCGCCGGAAACCGCTTCCAGAAGGACTGGACAGTTTCCGAGGTCGCCGACCTCGTCCTCTCGCTCGACCTCTCCGACGACATCGATGGCCTACTCAACCATTGGATAGGCCGCTTCGCACGCAAGAATTTCCCCTACCTCATTAAG GAATTGACGCAGCGAGGGTCCATTGAACATTGTAATCGCGTGTTCAGGTGGATGAAGTTACAGAGGAACTACTGTGCGCGTAATGATATATACAACATGATGATTAGGTTGCACGCTCGTCACAACCGAACGGACCATGCGCGTGGATTGTTTTTTGAGATGCAGGAATGGAG GTGTAAACCGGATGTTGAAACTTACAATGCTCTTATCAACGCACATGGTCGAGCTGGACAGTGGCGTTGGGCTTTGAATATCATGGATGACATGCTGCGTGCAGCT ATACCACCGAGTAGGTATACTTATAACAACTTGATAAATGCTTGTGGATCTAGTGGGAATTGGAAAGAAGCACTCAGCGTTTGCAAGAAAATGACAGACAACGGTGTTGGGCCCGATCTTGTTACTCACAATATTATTCTGTCTGCATTTAAAAGTGGTGCTCAGTATTTGAAAGCTCTGTCATATTTTGAACTAATGAAGGGAACTCATATTCGTCCTGACACAACCACACTTAATATTGTTATCCATTGTCTGGTAAAGCTTCAACAATATGACAAAgctattgatatttttaattccaTGAGGGAGAAGAAATCAGAATGTACCCCTGATGTTGTTACATTCACAAGTATCATTCACTTGTATTCTGTGTGTGGGCAAGTTGAAAATTGTGAAGCTGCATTTAATATGATGCTTGCAGAAGGGCTGAAACCTAATATAGTCTCGTATAATGCACTGATAGGTGCATATGCTGCTTGTGGGATGGACAATGAGGCACTTTTGGTTTtcaatgagataaaaaaaaatggtctcCGCCCTGATGTTGTATCATATACGTCTCTCCTTAATGCTTATGGAAGGtcacaaaaaccccaaaaagCAAGGGAAATATTTGATATGATGAAGAAAAACAAGTTGAAGCCAAACCTTGTCAGTTACAATTCACTTATTGATGCCTATGGATCTAGTGGTTTTCTGACAGATGCAATTGAAGTCTTGCGAGAAATGGAACAAGATGGAATTCAACCAAATGTTGTTTCAATATGCATACTCTTGGCTGCATGTGGACGATGCAGTCGGAAGGTGAAGATTGACACAGTCCTAACAGCTGCTAAGATGAGAGGAATTAAGTTAAACACAGTTGCATATAATTCAGCTATAGGAAGCTATATGAATGTAGGGGAATATGACAAAGCTATAGACTTGTACAAATCTATGacgaagaaaaaaattaaaactgatTCTGTTACTTACACTGTGTTGATTAGTGGTTGTTGTAAGATGTCAAAATATGGTGAAGCCCTATCTTTTATGGAAGAAATGATGCATCTAAAACTTCCTTTGTCCAAAGAGGTCTACTCTTCTGTCATATGTGCCTATAGCAAACAG GGCCAAATTGAAGAAGCAGAATCTACATTTGACTTGATGAAATCATCTGATTGTTACCCTGATGTGGTTACATACACCTCCATGCTTGATGCTTACAATGCAGctg GGAATTGGGAGAAAGCCTATGCACTCTTTGACGAAATGGAAGCAAGTGACATCAAGCTAGATACCATTGCCTGTGCAGCCCTAATGAGATCTTTTAATAAAGGTGGTCAACCGGGAAGGGTGCTTAGTCTAGCACAAAgcatgagagaaaaagaaattcctTTCACTGATACCATATTATTTGAAATGGTATCTGCCTGTAGCAT ATTACAAGATTGGAGGACAGCTGTTGACATGATCAAGTACATAGAGCCCTCACTTCCTCTAATTTCATCCGGATGTTTGAATCAGTTGCTGCATGCTTTAGGAAAAAGTGGAAAGATTGAAACTATGTTGAAG TTATTCTTCAAAATGTTGGCGTCTGGTATTGATGTTAACTTAAACACTTACTCTATTTTACTGAAGAACCTTTTATCATCTGGAAATTGGAGGAAGTATTTAGAG CAGGTATTGCAATGGATGGAGGATGCAGGCATTCATCCATCAAATGAAATGTTCCATGATATATCTTCGTATTCACAAAAATGCTGTGGGCACGAAAATGCTGCtgttataaaagaaagactTG AATCCTTGAAAAGAAAATCTGAGGATCAAATTTCTACCAGCCGACCAGTTGAAACTCCGGTTCTTAGTTGA
- the LOC106757273 gene encoding pentatricopeptide repeat-containing protein At2g41720 isoform X2, whose product MATTATNCLQLAGATVSTHRRTSISCKKKSDKIAFKETKEGFVDYDRGLHEVSTKISGLRKDNIATRYRVRVAGNRFQKDWTVSEVADLVLSLDLSDDIDGLLNHWIGRFARKNFPYLIKELTQRGSIEHCNRVFRWMKLQRNYCARNDIYNMMIRLHARHNRTDHARGLFFEMQEWRCKPDVETYNALINAHGRAGQWRWALNIMDDMLRAAIPPSRYTYNNLINACGSSGNWKEALSVCKKMTDNGVGPDLVTHNIILSAFKSGAQYLKALSYFELMKGTHIRPDTTTLNIVIHCLVKLQQYDKAIDIFNSMREKKSECTPDVVTFTSIIHLYSVCGQVENCEAAFNMMLAEGLKPNIVSYNALIGAYAACGMDNEALLVFNEIKKNGLRPDVVSYTSLLNAYGRSQKPQKAREIFDMMKKNKLKPNLVSYNSLIDAYGSSGFLTDAIEVLREMEQDGIQPNVVSICILLAACGRCSRKVKIDTVLTAAKMRGIKLNTVAYNSAIGSYMNVGEYDKAIDLYKSMTKKKIKTDSVTYTVLISGCCKMSKYGEALSFMEEMMHLKLPLSKEVYSSVICAYSKQGQIEEAESTFDLMKSSDCYPDVVTYTSMLDAYNAAGNWEKAYALFDEMEASDIKLDTIACAALMRSFNKGGQPGRVLSLAQSMREKEIPFTDTILFEMVSACSILQDWRTAVDMIKYIEPSLPLISSGCLNQLLHALGKSGKIETMLKLFFKMLASGIDVNLNTYSILLKNLLSSGNWRKYLEVLQWMEDAGIHPSNEMFHDISSYSQKCCGHENAAVIKERLESLKRKSEDQISTSRPVETPVLS is encoded by the exons ATGGCCACCACCGCAACTAACTGTCTCCAACTGGCCGGCGCCACCGTGTCCACTCACCGGAGAACTTCCATTTCCTGCAAGAAGAAATCGGATAAGATTGCATTCAAGGAAACGAAAGAAGGCTTCGTCGACTACGACCGAGGCCTGCACGAGGTCTCCACCAAAATTTCCGGCCTCCGCAAGGACAACATCGCCACCCGCTACCGCGTCCGCGTCGCCGGAAACCGCTTCCAGAAGGACTGGACAGTTTCCGAGGTCGCCGACCTCGTCCTCTCGCTCGACCTCTCCGACGACATCGATGGCCTACTCAACCATTGGATAGGCCGCTTCGCACGCAAGAATTTCCCCTACCTCATTAAG GAATTGACGCAGCGAGGGTCCATTGAACATTGTAATCGCGTGTTCAGGTGGATGAAGTTACAGAGGAACTACTGTGCGCGTAATGATATATACAACATGATGATTAGGTTGCACGCTCGTCACAACCGAACGGACCATGCGCGTGGATTGTTTTTTGAGATGCAGGAATGGAG GTGTAAACCGGATGTTGAAACTTACAATGCTCTTATCAACGCACATGGTCGAGCTGGACAGTGGCGTTGGGCTTTGAATATCATGGATGACATGCTGCGTGCAGCT ATACCACCGAGTAGGTATACTTATAACAACTTGATAAATGCTTGTGGATCTAGTGGGAATTGGAAAGAAGCACTCAGCGTTTGCAAGAAAATGACAGACAACGGTGTTGGGCCCGATCTTGTTACTCACAATATTATTCTGTCTGCATTTAAAAGTGGTGCTCAGTATTTGAAAGCTCTGTCATATTTTGAACTAATGAAGGGAACTCATATTCGTCCTGACACAACCACACTTAATATTGTTATCCATTGTCTGGTAAAGCTTCAACAATATGACAAAgctattgatatttttaattccaTGAGGGAGAAGAAATCAGAATGTACCCCTGATGTTGTTACATTCACAAGTATCATTCACTTGTATTCTGTGTGTGGGCAAGTTGAAAATTGTGAAGCTGCATTTAATATGATGCTTGCAGAAGGGCTGAAACCTAATATAGTCTCGTATAATGCACTGATAGGTGCATATGCTGCTTGTGGGATGGACAATGAGGCACTTTTGGTTTtcaatgagataaaaaaaaatggtctcCGCCCTGATGTTGTATCATATACGTCTCTCCTTAATGCTTATGGAAGGtcacaaaaaccccaaaaagCAAGGGAAATATTTGATATGATGAAGAAAAACAAGTTGAAGCCAAACCTTGTCAGTTACAATTCACTTATTGATGCCTATGGATCTAGTGGTTTTCTGACAGATGCAATTGAAGTCTTGCGAGAAATGGAACAAGATGGAATTCAACCAAATGTTGTTTCAATATGCATACTCTTGGCTGCATGTGGACGATGCAGTCGGAAGGTGAAGATTGACACAGTCCTAACAGCTGCTAAGATGAGAGGAATTAAGTTAAACACAGTTGCATATAATTCAGCTATAGGAAGCTATATGAATGTAGGGGAATATGACAAAGCTATAGACTTGTACAAATCTATGacgaagaaaaaaattaaaactgatTCTGTTACTTACACTGTGTTGATTAGTGGTTGTTGTAAGATGTCAAAATATGGTGAAGCCCTATCTTTTATGGAAGAAATGATGCATCTAAAACTTCCTTTGTCCAAAGAGGTCTACTCTTCTGTCATATGTGCCTATAGCAAACAG GGCCAAATTGAAGAAGCAGAATCTACATTTGACTTGATGAAATCATCTGATTGTTACCCTGATGTGGTTACATACACCTCCATGCTTGATGCTTACAATGCAGctg GGAATTGGGAGAAAGCCTATGCACTCTTTGACGAAATGGAAGCAAGTGACATCAAGCTAGATACCATTGCCTGTGCAGCCCTAATGAGATCTTTTAATAAAGGTGGTCAACCGGGAAGGGTGCTTAGTCTAGCACAAAgcatgagagaaaaagaaattcctTTCACTGATACCATATTATTTGAAATGGTATCTGCCTGTAGCAT ATTACAAGATTGGAGGACAGCTGTTGACATGATCAAGTACATAGAGCCCTCACTTCCTCTAATTTCATCCGGATGTTTGAATCAGTTGCTGCATGCTTTAGGAAAAAGTGGAAAGATTGAAACTATGTTGAAG TTATTCTTCAAAATGTTGGCGTCTGGTATTGATGTTAACTTAAACACTTACTCTATTTTACTGAAGAACCTTTTATCATCTGGAAATTGGAGGAAGTATTTAGAG GTATTGCAATGGATGGAGGATGCAGGCATTCATCCATCAAATGAAATGTTCCATGATATATCTTCGTATTCACAAAAATGCTGTGGGCACGAAAATGCTGCtgttataaaagaaagactTG AATCCTTGAAAAGAAAATCTGAGGATCAAATTTCTACCAGCCGACCAGTTGAAACTCCGGTTCTTAGTTGA
- the LOC106756764 gene encoding AP2-like ethylene-responsive transcription factor At2g41710 isoform X1, with protein MASSSSDPGKSAETSEAAVPTDQLLLYRGLKKAKKERGCTAKERISKMPPCAAGKRSSIYRGVTRHRWTGRYEAHLWDKSTWNQNQNKKGKQVYLGAYDDEEAAARAYDLAALKYWGPGTLINFPVTDYTRDLEEMQNVSREEYLASLRRKSSGFSRGLSKYRGLSSRWESSYGRISGSDYFNSMHYGDDSAAESEYVSGFCIERKIDLTSHIKWWGSNKTRHSDSGTRLSSEEKKLGSAGDICSELKQLEQKVQPTEPYQMPQLGRPHNEKKQRSSSVSALRILSQSAAYKSLQEKASKKQENSIDNDENENKNTVNKLDHGKAVEKPSNHDGGSDRLDIAMGMSGTMPLQRNVYPLTPFLSAPLLTAYNTVDPMVDPVLWTSLVPVLPAGLSRTDEVTKTETSSTYTMFQPEE; from the exons ATGGCTTCGTCTTCCTCCGATCCTGGAAAGTCCGCGGAGACGTCGGAAGCGGCGGTGCCAACTGATCAGCTCTTGCTCTACCGAGGATTGAAGAAAGCGAAGAAGGAGAGAGGTTGCACCGCCAAAGAGCGCATCAGCAAAATGCCTCCCTGCGCAGCTGGAAAACGGAGCTCTATATACCGCGGCGTCACCAG GCATAGGTGGACTGGTCGTTATGAAGCTCATCTTTGGGATAAGAGTACGtggaatcagaatcagaataagaagggaaaacaag TTTACTTGG GGGCATATGATGACGAGGAAGCAGCTGCTAGAGCTTATGATCTTGCTGCTCTCAAATACTGGGGTCCAGGGACTCTCATTAACTTTCCA GTGACTGATTATACAAGAGATCTTGAAGAAATGCAGAATGTGTCGAGAGAAGAGTACCTTGCATCTTTACGGCG GAAGAGCAGTGGTTTTTCTAGAGGACTATCAAAATATCGTGGACTCTCCAG TCGGTGGGAGTCGTCATATGGCCGCATATCTGGATCTGATTACTTCAATAGCATGCATTATG GGGATGATTCAGCAGCAGAAAGTGAATATGTAAGTGGTTTCTGCATAGAAAGAAAGATTGATTTAACAAGTCACATCAAATGGTGGGGATCTAATAAGACTCGACATTCTGACTCTGGGACAAGATTATCATCGGAAGAAAAAAAGCTTGGTTCTGCTGGAGACATTTGCAGTGAACTAAAGCAATTGGAACAGAAAGTTCAACCTACAGAACCTTATCAGATGCCACAGTTAGGAAGGCCACACAATGAGAAAAAGCAAAGAAGTTCTTCAGTCTCTGCCTTAAGGATTCTTTCTCAATCTGCTGCTTACAAGAGCTTGCAGGAGAAAGCgtcaaagaaacaggaaaatagTATTGATAACGAtgagaatgaaaacaaaaatacagtCAACAAATTGGATCATGGAAAGGCAGTTGAGAAACCATCAAATCATGATGGAGGCAGTGATCGGCTTGACATTGCAATGGGAATGAGTGGGACAATGCCTCTTCAAAGAAATGTCTACCCTTTGACGCCATTCTTGTCAGCACCACTTTTGACAGCTTACAATACTGTTGATCCAATGGTAGATCCTGTTCTGTGGACATCTCTTGTTCCCGTACTTCCTGCCGGCCTTTCTCGTACAGATGAG GTTACCAAGACAGAGACCAGTTCAACGTACACAATGTTTCAGCCAGAGGAATGA
- the LOC106756764 gene encoding AP2-like ethylene-responsive transcription factor At2g41710 isoform X3: protein MASSSSDPGKSAETSEAAVPTDQLLLYRGLKKAKKERGCTAKERISKMPPCAAGKRSSIYRGVTRHRWTGRYEAHLWDKSTWNQNQNKKGKQVYLGAYDDEEAAARAYDLAALKYWGPGTLINFPVTDYTRDLEEMQNVSREEYLASLRRKSSGFSRGLSKYRGLSSRWESSYGRISGSDYFNSMHYGAGDDSAAESEYVSGFCIERKIDLTSHIKWWGSNKTRHSDSGTRLSSEEKKLGSAGDICSELKQLEQKVQPTEPYQMPQLGRPHNEKKQRSSSVSALRILSQSAAYKSLQEKASKKQENSIDNDENENKNTVNKLDHGKAVEKPSNHDGGSDRLDIAMGMSGTMPLQRNVYPLTPFLSAPLLTAYNTVDPMVDPVLWTSLVPVLPAGLSRTDEVTKTETSSTYTMFQPEE from the exons ATGGCTTCGTCTTCCTCCGATCCTGGAAAGTCCGCGGAGACGTCGGAAGCGGCGGTGCCAACTGATCAGCTCTTGCTCTACCGAGGATTGAAGAAAGCGAAGAAGGAGAGAGGTTGCACCGCCAAAGAGCGCATCAGCAAAATGCCTCCCTGCGCAGCTGGAAAACGGAGCTCTATATACCGCGGCGTCACCAG GCATAGGTGGACTGGTCGTTATGAAGCTCATCTTTGGGATAAGAGTACGtggaatcagaatcagaataagaagggaaaacaag TTTACTTGG GGGCATATGATGACGAGGAAGCAGCTGCTAGAGCTTATGATCTTGCTGCTCTCAAATACTGGGGTCCAGGGACTCTCATTAACTTTCCA GTGACTGATTATACAAGAGATCTTGAAGAAATGCAGAATGTGTCGAGAGAAGAGTACCTTGCATCTTTACGGCG GAAGAGCAGTGGTTTTTCTAGAGGACTATCAAAATATCGTGGACTCTCCAG TCGGTGGGAGTCGTCATATGGCCGCATATCTGGATCTGATTACTTCAATAGCATGCATTATG GTGCAGGGGATGATTCAGCAGCAGAAAGTGAATATGTAAGTGGTTTCTGCATAGAAAGAAAGATTGATTTAACAAGTCACATCAAATGGTGGGGATCTAATAAGACTCGACATTCTGACTCTGGGACAAGATTATCATCGGAAGAAAAAAAGCTTGGTTCTGCTGGAGACATTTGCAGTGAACTAAAGCAATTGGAACAGAAAGTTCAACCTACAGAACCTTATCAGATGCCACAGTTAGGAAGGCCACACAATGAGAAAAAGCAAAGAAGTTCTTCAGTCTCTGCCTTAAGGATTCTTTCTCAATCTGCTGCTTACAAGAGCTTGCAGGAGAAAGCgtcaaagaaacaggaaaatagTATTGATAACGAtgagaatgaaaacaaaaatacagtCAACAAATTGGATCATGGAAAGGCAGTTGAGAAACCATCAAATCATGATGGAGGCAGTGATCGGCTTGACATTGCAATGGGAATGAGTGGGACAATGCCTCTTCAAAGAAATGTCTACCCTTTGACGCCATTCTTGTCAGCACCACTTTTGACAGCTTACAATACTGTTGATCCAATGGTAGATCCTGTTCTGTGGACATCTCTTGTTCCCGTACTTCCTGCCGGCCTTTCTCGTACAGATGAG GTTACCAAGACAGAGACCAGTTCAACGTACACAATGTTTCAGCCAGAGGAATGA
- the LOC106756764 gene encoding AP2-like ethylene-responsive transcription factor At2g41710 isoform X2 has protein sequence MKLIFGIRVRGIRIRIRRENKFTWVMMLVADGFWIGAYDDEEAAARAYDLAALKYWGPGTLINFPVTDYTRDLEEMQNVSREEYLASLRRKSSGFSRGLSKYRGLSSRWESSYGRISGSDYFNSMHYGAGDDSAAESEYVSGFCIERKIDLTSHIKWWGSNKTRHSDSGTRLSSEEKKLGSAGDICSELKQLEQKVQPTEPYQMPQLGRPHNEKKQRSSSVSALRILSQSAAYKSLQEKASKKQENSIDNDENENKNTVNKLDHGKAVEKPSNHDGGSDRLDIAMGMSGTMPLQRNVYPLTPFLSAPLLTAYNTVDPMVDPVLWTSLVPVLPAGLSRTDEVTKTETSSTYTMFQPEE, from the exons ATGAAGCTCATCTTTGGGATAAGAGTACGtggaatcagaatcagaataagaagggaaaacaag TTTACTTGG GTAATGATGTTAGTTGCTGATGGATTTTGGATAGGGGCATATGATGACGAGGAAGCAGCTGCTAGAGCTTATGATCTTGCTGCTCTCAAATACTGGGGTCCAGGGACTCTCATTAACTTTCCA GTGACTGATTATACAAGAGATCTTGAAGAAATGCAGAATGTGTCGAGAGAAGAGTACCTTGCATCTTTACGGCG GAAGAGCAGTGGTTTTTCTAGAGGACTATCAAAATATCGTGGACTCTCCAG TCGGTGGGAGTCGTCATATGGCCGCATATCTGGATCTGATTACTTCAATAGCATGCATTATG GTGCAGGGGATGATTCAGCAGCAGAAAGTGAATATGTAAGTGGTTTCTGCATAGAAAGAAAGATTGATTTAACAAGTCACATCAAATGGTGGGGATCTAATAAGACTCGACATTCTGACTCTGGGACAAGATTATCATCGGAAGAAAAAAAGCTTGGTTCTGCTGGAGACATTTGCAGTGAACTAAAGCAATTGGAACAGAAAGTTCAACCTACAGAACCTTATCAGATGCCACAGTTAGGAAGGCCACACAATGAGAAAAAGCAAAGAAGTTCTTCAGTCTCTGCCTTAAGGATTCTTTCTCAATCTGCTGCTTACAAGAGCTTGCAGGAGAAAGCgtcaaagaaacaggaaaatagTATTGATAACGAtgagaatgaaaacaaaaatacagtCAACAAATTGGATCATGGAAAGGCAGTTGAGAAACCATCAAATCATGATGGAGGCAGTGATCGGCTTGACATTGCAATGGGAATGAGTGGGACAATGCCTCTTCAAAGAAATGTCTACCCTTTGACGCCATTCTTGTCAGCACCACTTTTGACAGCTTACAATACTGTTGATCCAATGGTAGATCCTGTTCTGTGGACATCTCTTGTTCCCGTACTTCCTGCCGGCCTTTCTCGTACAGATGAG GTTACCAAGACAGAGACCAGTTCAACGTACACAATGTTTCAGCCAGAGGAATGA